tttttttttttttagcacaatagcaataaaataatattctttAATAAATGCTGTTGCTCAATTTACCGCATTCCAATGCAGAACTGGAGATGTTTTCTCTCTGCTTTTTTTCCAGGGTTTATTTCCAACATGACCATGCACAAACAGTATTTTCCTGACGCGGAAGATGAGAAGGGTGCAGCCAAGGCACTGATGCGTCTTCAAGACACTTACCAGCTTGATTCCGAGGACTTTTCCAAAGGAAGACTTCCAGGTAATTACGAAGCGTGGAGTGGAAAAGACCCTTTTTTTCCGGAGCTTTAAAGAATCTGTAAAGAGAGAAATGGGCAATATCGCAGATGTACTTGTGATACGAGACCTCACCCGTTTGATTGTTGTCCTAGGCATGCACTCCAGCGCCCTTCTGAACGTGGACGATTGTTTTGACATGGGCAGGACGGCTTATAACGAGGGCGACTATTACCACGCCGTGCTGTGGGTGCAACAGGCCTTGAAACAGTTGGACGCCGGGGAAGACGCTGTGGTTTCCAAGTCATCTATTTTGGACTACCTCAGCTATTCCGTTTACCAAATGGGAGACCTGCCTCGTGCCGTCGAGCTCACGCGCAGGCTGGTGGCCATAggtaagaaaacaaattcagaaGGCAGCTTCGATCTGGAAAACAAATCTATTTCATGGGGAGTGTTGTGTTGAAAACCTTTCCTCTTATTAGTTTGCAGTCTTGAGTATGTGTTTTTGCTTCCTCTATAATTAGGTTTTGGGCAGAGTAAAACCACAGGGTGTGCCGCAGCCTAGGTATGAGCTTTCGGTTTAAACGGGTTAATTTAAGCCCATTGTCCGAGTCTGCGGTGACAACTGTCAGAAACCTTTCATGACAAATTGTGTAGTTCTTAGTAGATGGCAGATGTTAACTCAGCTGTATTCATTGTAATTGATGTAGCATGTGGACCACATTGACAAATCCCATTCCCTTGTGCCGACAGATCCTAGCCACCAGAGGGCAGGAGGAAACTTACGTTATTTTGAGAAGCTGCTCCTCAAAGAGCAGAGTGAGCAGCAGAAGGAGGAGCAGAGCAGCCAGCCTACTTCAGAGGAGCCCATTCATCTGGGAACCTACGTCAGACCCTCAGACCACTTGCCAGAGAGAGATGCCTACGAGGCTCTGTGCAGAGGGGAAAGAGACGGAATGGTGAGTCGGAttgagaaaacacacacatgcaacgtCCTTCGTTTTTAAACGGGGCGGGATTTTTCATTTTACTGAAAAAGTCACAACAAAATATACTGGCATTGACACACACCGCATTTATTGATCGCTTTCTTTTGATGTTAAAAACGTCACCAGACGGAAGCGAGGCGCAGCCGTTTGTTCTGCCGCTACCAGGATGGAAAGAAGAATCCTCGCCTGCTACTGAAGCCCATGATGGAGGAGGACGAGTGGGACAGCCCACACATTGTACGCTACTTGGAAGCGCTTTCCGACTATGAAATTGAGAAGATTAAAGAGATGGCCAAACCCAGGGTGAGACACGACATTGATattagggggggaaaaaaacaatctggtttgaaatatttgtttgaaaGCCAGAAAAATGTACTGAACGTtgtgttattcttttttttaagcttgCCAGAGCTACAGTCCGAGACCCCAAAACAGGAGTGTTGACCACCGCCCACTACAGAGTATCAAAAAGGTGATTCAAACAAGCTGAAGCGTGTTTGATCTTTCCTACTAAATACACTTTTCCCATTTAATCAGTGCCTGGTTAGAAGAAGAAGATGGTCCGGTCATTGCCAGAGTCAATCAGAGAATACAGGACATCACAGGACTAACAGTAGACACAGCAGAGTTATTACAGGTAATGTTCAAACATATAGAAATACGGCACAATCATGAATTTTCAAATTTCATATCGTTTCCATTCCTAGAAGGGCTTTGTTAATTGCCATTTTCACTGAAAGTGAAGCATGTACCCAATCACCACTTTATGTCAAATGCCTTTATCCAGTCAATTATTATGTGCAGAAATAAAGCATCTTCATATGAAgtttaataccgtaattttcggactataagtcgcaccggagtacaagtcgcaccagccatgaaatgcccaaaaaagtgaaaaaaaaacatatatatgtcgctcctgagtataagtcgccccccacccaaacgatgaaaaaaaacgcgactt
The Syngnathus typhle isolate RoL2023-S1 ecotype Sweden linkage group LG15, RoL_Styp_1.0, whole genome shotgun sequence DNA segment above includes these coding regions:
- the LOC133167805 gene encoding prolyl 4-hydroxylase subunit alpha-2-like isoform X3; amino-acid sequence: MRSLLCLVSYVLLFCFWRTQAEIFTSIGQMTDLLYTEKELVHSLREYIKAEESKLAEVKSWAKKLDDLTRMSTSDPEAYLAHPVNAYKLMKRLNTEWSHLESLVLQNPSDGFISNMTMHKQYFPDAEDEKGAAKALMRLQDTYQLDSEDFSKGRLPGMHSSALLNVDDCFDMGRTAYNEGDYYHAVLWVQQALKQLDAGEDAVVSKSSILDYLSYSVYQMGDLPRAVELTRRLVAIDPSHQRAGGNLRYFEKLLLKEQSEQQKEEQSSQPTSEEPIHLGTYVRPSDHLPERDAYEALCRGERDGMTEARRSRLFCRYQDGKKNPRLLLKPMMEEDEWDSPHIVRYLEALSDYEIEKIKEMAKPRLARATVRDPKTGVLTTAHYRVSKSAWLEEEDGPVIARVNQRIQDITGLTVDTAELLQVANYGVGGQYEPHFDFSRKDEPDAFKRLGTGNRVATFLNYMSDVEAGGATVFPDFGAVIQPRKGTAVFWYNLFKSGEGDYRTRHAACPVLVGSKWVSNKWIHERGQEFLRPCGLTEVD
- the LOC133167805 gene encoding prolyl 4-hydroxylase subunit alpha-2-like isoform X2 yields the protein MRSLLCLVSYVLLFCFWRTQAEIFTSIGQMTDLLYTEKELVHSLREYIKAEESKLAEVKSWAKKLDDLTRMSTSDPEAYLAHPVNAYKLMKRLNTEWSHLESLVLQNPSDGFISNMTMHKQYFPDAEDEKGAAKALMRLQDTYQLDSEDFSKGRLPGMHSSALLNVDDCFDMGRTAYNEGDYYHAVLWVQQALKQLDAGEDAVVSKSSILDYLSYSVYQMGDLPRAVELTRRLVAIDPSHQRAGGNLRYFEKLLLKEQSEQQKEEQSSQPTSEEPIHLGTYVRPSDHLPERDAYEALCRGERDGMTEARRSRLFCRYQDGKKNPRLLLKPMMEEDEWDSPHIVRYLEALSDYEIEKIKEMAKPRLARATVRDPKTGVLTTAHYRVSKSAWLEEEDGPVIARVNQRIQDITGLTVDTAELLQVANYGVGGQYEPHFDFSRRPFDSNLKKDEPDAFKRLGTGNRVATFLNYMSDVEAGGATVFPDFGAVIQPRKGTAVFWYNLFKSGEGDYRTRHAACPVLVGSKWVSNKWIHERGQEFLRPCGLTEVD
- the LOC133167805 gene encoding prolyl 4-hydroxylase subunit alpha-2-like isoform X4, producing the protein MRSLLCLVSYVLLFCFWRTQAEIFTSIGQMTDLLYTEKELVHSLREYIKAEESKLAEVKSWAKKLDDLTRMSTSDPEAYLAHPVNAYKLMKRLNTEWSHLESLVLQNPSDGFISNMTMHKQYFPDAEDEKGAAKALMRLQDTYQLDSEDFSKGRLPGMHSSALLNVDDCFDMGRTAYNEGDYYHAVLWVQQALKQLDAGEDAVVSKSSILDYLSYSVYQMGDLPRAVELTRRLVAIDPSHQRAGGNLRYFEKLLLKEQSEQQKEEQSSQPTSEEPIHLGTYVRPSDHLPERDAYEALCRGERDGMTEARRSRLFCRYQDGKKNPRLLLKPMMEEDEWDSPHIVRYLEALSDYEIEKIKEMAKPRLARATVRDPKTGVLTTAHYRVSKSAWLEEEDGPVIARVNQRIQDITGLTVDTAELLQVANYGVGGQYEPHFDFSRRPFDSNLKVDGNRLATFLNYMSDVEAGGATVFPDFGAVIQPRKGTAVFWYNLFKSGEGDYRTRHAACPVLVGSKWVSNKWIHERGQEFLRPCGLTEVD
- the LOC133167805 gene encoding prolyl 4-hydroxylase subunit alpha-2-like isoform X1 — translated: MRSLLCLVSYVLLFCFWRTQAEIFTSIGQMTDLLYTEKELVHSLREYIKAEESKLAEVKSWAKKLDDLTRMSTSDPEAYLAHPVNAYKLMKRLNTEWSHLESLVLQNPSDGFISNMTMHKQYFPDAEDEKGAAKALMRLQDTYQLDSEDFSKGRLPGMHSSALLNVDDCFDMGRTAYNEGDYYHAVLWVQQALKQLDAGEDAVVSKSSILDYLSYSVYQMGDLPRAVELTRRLVAIDPSHQRAGGNLRYFEKLLLKEQSEQQKEEQSSQPTSEEPIHLGTYVRPSDHLPERDAYEALCRGERDGMTEARRSRLFCRYQDGKKNPRLLLKPMMEEDEWDSPHIVRYLEALSDYEIEKIKEMAKPRLARATVRDPKTGVLTTAHYRVSKSAWLEEEDGPVIARVNQRIQDITGLTVDTAELLQVANYGVGGQYEPHFDFSRRPFDSNLKVDGNRLATFLNYKDEPDAFKRLGTGNRVATFLNYMSDVEAGGATVFPDFGAVIQPRKGTAVFWYNLFKSGEGDYRTRHAACPVLVGSKWVSNKWIHERGQEFLRPCGLTEVD